From the genome of bacterium, one region includes:
- a CDS encoding LamG domain-containing protein, translating into MKSGSAFIILLVAALVTPQVKLEGPPRISNTDLAAHWRFDEGTGTAVNDFSGNSNTGAFDGTWSRGRYGNAGKFAAASEQEVAISTSAFLNMGTSDFSVAVWARINAAAASILVSKYGSVGYFLGVDATGKFYGKVRDASTNVSVLGSVISDGKWHLLVMTVDRSDASTGLKLYLDGEYNTQGQQGGASIDNTETFYIGRLPAGYYLTGETDDVRIWKRIISTDEIKRLWSQSTIKVRINGEGANDPLAF; encoded by the coding sequence ATGAAAAGCGGATCTGCATTTATCATCTTGCTCGTTGCGGCTCTCGTAACCCCCCAGGTCAAGCTTGAGGGTCCGCCGAGGATCTCAAACACAGACCTGGCTGCTCATTGGCGGTTTGACGAAGGCACTGGAACGGCGGTCAACGACTTTTCCGGCAATAGCAACACCGGCGCCTTTGACGGGACCTGGAGCAGGGGCCGGTATGGGAACGCGGGTAAATTTGCGGCCGCTTCCGAACAGGAGGTCGCCATCTCCACCAGCGCGTTCCTGAACATGGGAACCAGCGACTTTTCAGTAGCTGTTTGGGCGAGAATCAATGCCGCAGCAGCCTCGATACTGGTGAGCAAATACGGCTCGGTCGGTTATTTTCTGGGTGTTGATGCAACCGGAAAATTCTATGGCAAGGTCCGGGACGCTTCGACCAATGTCTCGGTGCTGGGGAGCGTGATCTCGGACGGGAAATGGCACCTGCTGGTTATGACGGTTGACAGAAGCGACGCCTCGACCGGCCTGAAGCTCTACCTTGATGGCGAATACAACACCCAGGGACAGCAGGGCGGGGCCAGCATAGACAACACCGAGACTTTTTATATCGGCCGGCTTCCGGCCGGTTACTACCTGACTGGTGAAACTGACGATGTGCGCATCTGGAAACGGATTATCAGCACAGATGAGATCAAGCGCCTCTGGTCACAGTCAACCATCAAGGTGCGAATTAACGGCGAAGGCGCAAACGATCCTCTGGCATTCTGA